From Centropristis striata isolate RG_2023a ecotype Rhode Island chromosome 16, C.striata_1.0, whole genome shotgun sequence, a single genomic window includes:
- the LOC131988667 gene encoding protein FAM163A-like, with translation MSAGTIVISGGILAGVILLCIVAVLCYCRLQYYCCKKNDSEVDLGSVVAAADPLSHFPCNACNALAMDGTAITPVSLDQLDTGSLHNHCPTCSPYLRRAGPADDMRNGGERLGFHTYYENPSVALPLAANPPGSAPLIYYGPTDVFPPPPRPYSTQV, from the exons ATGTCAGCGGGAACTATCGTTATATCCGGAGGAATTCTCGCCGGAGTGATCCTGCTGTGCATCGTAGCAGTGCTCTGTTACTGTAGACTCCAG TATTACTGCTGTAAGAAGAATGATTCTGAGGTGGACCTGGGCTCCGTGGTGGCAGCGGCGGACCCTCTCTCTCACTTCCCCTGCAACGCCTGCAACGCCCTCGCCATGGACGGCACCGCCATCACGCCCGTCTCCCTGGACCAGCTGGACACGGGTTCCCTCCACAACCACTGCCCCACCTGCTCGCCGTACCTCCGCCGCGCCGGCCCGGCGGACGACATGCGTAACGGCGGGGAGCGGCTGGGCTTCCACACCTACTACGAGAACCCGTCTGTGGCGCTGCCGCTGGCCGCCAACCCGCCAGGCTCCGCCCCTTTGATTTACTACGGCCCCACGGACGTGTTTCCCCCCCCGCCACGCCCCTACAGCACCCAggtctga